Proteins found in one Quercus robur chromosome 2, dhQueRobu3.1, whole genome shotgun sequence genomic segment:
- the LOC126707834 gene encoding aminopeptidase M1-like isoform X2, with protein sequence MKGFYRSTYEHNGEKKNMAVTQFEPADARRCFPCWDEPACKATFKITLDVPSELIALSNMPIIEEKVDGHLKTVSYQESPIMSTYLVAVVVGLFDYVEDHTSDGIKVRVYCQVGKADQGKFALDVAVKTLGLYKEYFAVPYSLPKLDMIAIPDFAAGAMENYGLVTYRETALLYDERHSAAANKQRVATVVAHELAHQWFGNLVTMEWWTHLWLNEGFATWVSYLATDSLFPEWKIWTQFLDESTEGLRLDGLAESHPIEVEINHASEIDEIFDAISYRKGASVIRMLQSYLGAECFQRSLASYIKKHACSNAKTEDLWAALEEGSGEPVNKLMNSWTKQKGYPVVSVEIKDQTLVFKQSQFLSSGSHGDGQWIVPITLCCGSYDARKNFLLQTKSETLNIKEFLSDKSNSASAWIKLNVDQAGFYRVKYDEDLAARLRYAIENNYLSATDRFGILDDSFALCMARQQSLTSLLTLMGAYREEVEYTVLSNLISISYKIVRIAADATPDLVDYVKQFFISLFQCSAEKLGWDPKTGESHLDAMLRGEVLNALALFGHDLTLNEASRRFHAFLDDKNTPLLPPDTRKAAYVAVMRRVSNSNKLAFESLLRLYKETDLSQEKTRILSSLASSPDPNIILEVLNFLLSSEVRSQDAIFGLAISMEGRETAWTWLKDNWEHISKTWGSGFLITRFVSAIASPFASFEKAKEIEEYFASRSMPSITRTLKQSIERIHINANWVQSVQNEKHLAEAVKELAHRKS encoded by the exons TACATATGAGCATAATGGTGAGAAAAAGAATATGGCAGTTACGCAGTTTGAACCAGCTGATGCTAGGCGATGCTTTCCATGTTGGGATGAACCTGCCTGCAAG GCTACATTCAAAATCACACTGGATGTGCCATCTGAACTAATAGCTCTTTCCAACATGCCAATCATTGAAGAAAAAGTGGATGGGCATCTGAAGACAGTTTCATATCAAGAATCACCAATAATGTCTACATATTTGGTGGCAGTTGTTGTTGGATTGTTTGATTATGTGGAAGATCACACATCTGATG GGATCAAAGTTCGAGTATATTGTCAGGTAGGTAAGGCAGATCAAGGGAAATTTGCGTTGGATGTTGCTGTGAAGACACTTGGATTATACAAAGA ATACTTTGCAGTGCCTTACTCTCTTCCCAAATTGGATATGATTGCAATCCCTGATTTTGCTGCTGGGGCCATGGAGAATTATGGTTTAGTTACATACCGGGAAACAGCTTTGCTCTACGACGAACGGCATTCTGCAGCTGCCAATAAGCAGAGG GTTGCAACTGTCGTAGCCCATGAATTGGCACACCAGTGGTTTGGCAATCTTGTAACAATGGAATGGTGGACTCATTTATGGCTGAATGAGGGGTTCGCAACATGG GTTAGCTATTTAGCAACTGATAGCTTGTTTCCAGAATGGAAAATATGGACTCAGTTTCTTGATGAATCCACAGAGGGTCTGAGGCTTGATGGGCTTGCAGAGTCACACCCCATTGAG GTGGAGATAAATCATGCTAGTGAGATCGATGAAATTTTTGATGCCATAAGTTATAGAAAAGGTGCATCTGTTATCCGGATGCTGCAAAGCTATCTTGGTGCTGAATGCTTTCAG AGGTCACTTgcttcatatataaaaaaacatgcTTGCTCAAATGCCAAGACAGAAGACTTATGGGCTGCTCTTGAGGAGGGATCTGGTGAGCCTGTGAACAAACTAATGAATTCGTGGACAAAGCAAAAGGGATACCCAGTTGTCTCTGTGGAAATCAAAGATCAGACATTGGTGTTTAAGCAG TCGCAATTTTTGTCAAGTGGTTCCCATGGGGATGGGCAATGGATTGTCCCTATAACATTATGCTGTGGCTCATATGATGCGCGCAAGAATTTTCTACTGCAGACAAAATCTGAAACTCTTAATATCAAAGAATTCCTGAGTGATAAAAGCAATTCAGCATCTGCTTGGATAAAACTTAATGTTGATCAGGCTGGTTTCTATAGGGTGAAATATGATGAGGACCTTGCAGCAAGACTTAGATATGCAATAGAGAACAATTACTTATCTGCAACAGACAGATTTG GCATTCTGGATGATTCATTTGCCCTTTGTATGGCTCGCCAGCAGTCTTTGACCTCATTGCTAACCTTGATGGGTGCTTACCGGGAGGAAGTTGAATATACCGTGCTGTCTAATTTGATTAGT ATAAGTTATAAAATTGTAAGAATTGCAGCTGATGCAACCCCTGATTTAGTGGATTACGTTAAACAATTTTTCATTAGCCTTTTCCAGTGTTCTGCTGA GAAGCTTGGTTGGGACCCTAAGACAGGTGAGAGCCATCTAGATGCAATGTTGAGAGGAGAGGTTTTGAATGCCCTTGCTTTGTTTGGACATGATCTGACACTAAATGAAGCAAGCAGGCGTTTTCATGCATTCTTGGATGACAAAAACACTCCACTCCTCCCTCCTGACACAAGAAAG GCAGCATATGTGGCTGTAATGCGGAGGGTCAGCAACTCAAACAAATTGGCTTTTGAATCTCTTCTGAGATTGTACAAAGAAACTGATTTAAGCCAGGAGAAAACACGCATCCTAA GTTCATTAGCATCTTCTCCAGACCCCAACATAATTCTTGAAGTTCTAAACTTTTTATTGTCTTCTGAG GTTCGTAGCCAAGATGCTATTTTTGGACTTGCTATAAGTATGGAAGGACGTGAAACAGCTTGGACATGGCTGAAG GATAACTGGGAGCATATATCAAAAACCTGGGGTTCCGGATTTCTAATAACTCGCTTCGTCAGTGCAATTGCCTCTCCG TTTGCGTCATTCGAGAAGGCCAAGGAAATAGAGGAGTATTTTGCAAGCCGCAGTATGCCCTCTATTACAAGAACTTTGAAACAGAGCATTGAACGAATTCACATCAATGCAAATTGGGTTCAGAGTGTTCAAAATGAGAAACATCTTGCCGAGGCCGTGAAGGAGTTGGCACACAGGAAGTCCTAG
- the LOC126707834 gene encoding aminopeptidase M1-like isoform X1 produces MEQFKGQSRLPKFAVPKRYDIRLKPDLTACNFAGSVAIHLHIVADTTFIVLNAADLSVHSASLSFDSSSSSSSSKVLEPSKIELVEADEILVLEFPHPLPLGIGVLNIAFQGTLNDKMKGFYRSTYEHNGEKKNMAVTQFEPADARRCFPCWDEPACKATFKITLDVPSELIALSNMPIIEEKVDGHLKTVSYQESPIMSTYLVAVVVGLFDYVEDHTSDGIKVRVYCQVGKADQGKFALDVAVKTLGLYKEYFAVPYSLPKLDMIAIPDFAAGAMENYGLVTYRETALLYDERHSAAANKQRVATVVAHELAHQWFGNLVTMEWWTHLWLNEGFATWVSYLATDSLFPEWKIWTQFLDESTEGLRLDGLAESHPIEVEINHASEIDEIFDAISYRKGASVIRMLQSYLGAECFQRSLASYIKKHACSNAKTEDLWAALEEGSGEPVNKLMNSWTKQKGYPVVSVEIKDQTLVFKQSQFLSSGSHGDGQWIVPITLCCGSYDARKNFLLQTKSETLNIKEFLSDKSNSASAWIKLNVDQAGFYRVKYDEDLAARLRYAIENNYLSATDRFGILDDSFALCMARQQSLTSLLTLMGAYREEVEYTVLSNLISISYKIVRIAADATPDLVDYVKQFFISLFQCSAEKLGWDPKTGESHLDAMLRGEVLNALALFGHDLTLNEASRRFHAFLDDKNTPLLPPDTRKAAYVAVMRRVSNSNKLAFESLLRLYKETDLSQEKTRILSSLASSPDPNIILEVLNFLLSSEVRSQDAIFGLAISMEGRETAWTWLKDNWEHISKTWGSGFLITRFVSAIASPFASFEKAKEIEEYFASRSMPSITRTLKQSIERIHINANWVQSVQNEKHLAEAVKELAHRKS; encoded by the exons ATGGAGCAGTTCAAAGGGCAGTCTCGCCTCCCCAAATTCGCTGTTCCGAAACGCTACGACATACGCCTCAAACCAGACCTCACCGCCTGCAACTTCGCCGGCTCCGTCGCCATCCACCTCCACATCGTCGCCGATACCACCTTCATCGTCCTCAATGCCGCCGATCTCTCCGTCCATTCTGCCTCCCTTTCCTTcgactcttcttcttcttcttcttcttctaag GTTTTGGAGCCTTCAAAAATTGAATTGGTTGAAGCGGATGAGATTTTGGTTCTGGAATTCCCTCACCCGCTTCCCCTTGGAATCGGAGTTCTCAATATCGCTTTTCAAGGAACTTTGAACGATAAAATGAAGGGCTTCTATAGAAG TACATATGAGCATAATGGTGAGAAAAAGAATATGGCAGTTACGCAGTTTGAACCAGCTGATGCTAGGCGATGCTTTCCATGTTGGGATGAACCTGCCTGCAAG GCTACATTCAAAATCACACTGGATGTGCCATCTGAACTAATAGCTCTTTCCAACATGCCAATCATTGAAGAAAAAGTGGATGGGCATCTGAAGACAGTTTCATATCAAGAATCACCAATAATGTCTACATATTTGGTGGCAGTTGTTGTTGGATTGTTTGATTATGTGGAAGATCACACATCTGATG GGATCAAAGTTCGAGTATATTGTCAGGTAGGTAAGGCAGATCAAGGGAAATTTGCGTTGGATGTTGCTGTGAAGACACTTGGATTATACAAAGA ATACTTTGCAGTGCCTTACTCTCTTCCCAAATTGGATATGATTGCAATCCCTGATTTTGCTGCTGGGGCCATGGAGAATTATGGTTTAGTTACATACCGGGAAACAGCTTTGCTCTACGACGAACGGCATTCTGCAGCTGCCAATAAGCAGAGG GTTGCAACTGTCGTAGCCCATGAATTGGCACACCAGTGGTTTGGCAATCTTGTAACAATGGAATGGTGGACTCATTTATGGCTGAATGAGGGGTTCGCAACATGG GTTAGCTATTTAGCAACTGATAGCTTGTTTCCAGAATGGAAAATATGGACTCAGTTTCTTGATGAATCCACAGAGGGTCTGAGGCTTGATGGGCTTGCAGAGTCACACCCCATTGAG GTGGAGATAAATCATGCTAGTGAGATCGATGAAATTTTTGATGCCATAAGTTATAGAAAAGGTGCATCTGTTATCCGGATGCTGCAAAGCTATCTTGGTGCTGAATGCTTTCAG AGGTCACTTgcttcatatataaaaaaacatgcTTGCTCAAATGCCAAGACAGAAGACTTATGGGCTGCTCTTGAGGAGGGATCTGGTGAGCCTGTGAACAAACTAATGAATTCGTGGACAAAGCAAAAGGGATACCCAGTTGTCTCTGTGGAAATCAAAGATCAGACATTGGTGTTTAAGCAG TCGCAATTTTTGTCAAGTGGTTCCCATGGGGATGGGCAATGGATTGTCCCTATAACATTATGCTGTGGCTCATATGATGCGCGCAAGAATTTTCTACTGCAGACAAAATCTGAAACTCTTAATATCAAAGAATTCCTGAGTGATAAAAGCAATTCAGCATCTGCTTGGATAAAACTTAATGTTGATCAGGCTGGTTTCTATAGGGTGAAATATGATGAGGACCTTGCAGCAAGACTTAGATATGCAATAGAGAACAATTACTTATCTGCAACAGACAGATTTG GCATTCTGGATGATTCATTTGCCCTTTGTATGGCTCGCCAGCAGTCTTTGACCTCATTGCTAACCTTGATGGGTGCTTACCGGGAGGAAGTTGAATATACCGTGCTGTCTAATTTGATTAGT ATAAGTTATAAAATTGTAAGAATTGCAGCTGATGCAACCCCTGATTTAGTGGATTACGTTAAACAATTTTTCATTAGCCTTTTCCAGTGTTCTGCTGA GAAGCTTGGTTGGGACCCTAAGACAGGTGAGAGCCATCTAGATGCAATGTTGAGAGGAGAGGTTTTGAATGCCCTTGCTTTGTTTGGACATGATCTGACACTAAATGAAGCAAGCAGGCGTTTTCATGCATTCTTGGATGACAAAAACACTCCACTCCTCCCTCCTGACACAAGAAAG GCAGCATATGTGGCTGTAATGCGGAGGGTCAGCAACTCAAACAAATTGGCTTTTGAATCTCTTCTGAGATTGTACAAAGAAACTGATTTAAGCCAGGAGAAAACACGCATCCTAA GTTCATTAGCATCTTCTCCAGACCCCAACATAATTCTTGAAGTTCTAAACTTTTTATTGTCTTCTGAG GTTCGTAGCCAAGATGCTATTTTTGGACTTGCTATAAGTATGGAAGGACGTGAAACAGCTTGGACATGGCTGAAG GATAACTGGGAGCATATATCAAAAACCTGGGGTTCCGGATTTCTAATAACTCGCTTCGTCAGTGCAATTGCCTCTCCG TTTGCGTCATTCGAGAAGGCCAAGGAAATAGAGGAGTATTTTGCAAGCCGCAGTATGCCCTCTATTACAAGAACTTTGAAACAGAGCATTGAACGAATTCACATCAATGCAAATTGGGTTCAGAGTGTTCAAAATGAGAAACATCTTGCCGAGGCCGTGAAGGAGTTGGCACACAGGAAGTCCTAG
- the LOC126707860 gene encoding protein phosphatase 2C 77-like: protein MEEMSPAVTVPFRVGNSVSVCDNPTIATHIDISSTLKLMADTAGLLSDSVAAGDVVVDCTCGDLVNEVKVLDNVSQNETNWAAAADDNGVIARGSEEDDTLSLELEGDQILDSSCSFSVASETSSLCGEGEDIFALDIRTPTSIDIEKNICGDVDVVAKAPNSEERNDETKTEIVSDPVAVPVSPDEEAGDGSDPKPSAVVHQLPLRLERGASGTSSGRSVFEIEFVPLWGFTSMCGRRPEMEDAFATVPHFLKIPIQMLIGDRVFDGMTRCLPDQTVHFFGVYDGHGGSQVANYCCDRIHMALAEEIEFVKKGLTDGSIKDNCQEQWKKAFTNCFLKVDDEVGGKTGLEPVAPETVGSTAVVAIICSSHIIVANCGDSRAVLCRGKEPMALSVDHKPNREDEYARIEAAGGKVIQWNGHRVFGVLAMSRSIGDRYLKPWIIPEPEVMFIPRSKEDECLILASDGLWDVMTNEEVCDLARKRILLWHKKNGVTLPTERGEGIDPAAQAAAEFLSNRAIQKGSKDNITVIVVDLKAQRKFKSKT, encoded by the exons atggaGGAGATGTCTCCGGCGGTCACGGTGCCATTTAGAGTAGGTAACTCAGTCTCAGTGTGTGATAACCCGACCATAGCTACCCACATAGATATCAGTAGTACACTTAAGCTAATGGCAGACACGGCTGGTCTATTATCTGATTCTGTTGCTGCTGGTGATGTGGTGGTGGACTGTACTTGTGGTGATTTGGTGAATGAAGTTAAGGTGTTGGATAACGTATCTCAAAATGAAACCAATTGGGCTGCCGCTGCTGATGATAACGGTGTGATAGCCCGTGGAAGTGAGGAAGATGATACCTTATCATTGGAGTTGGAGGGTGATCAGATTCTTGATAGCTCTTGTTCTTTTTCAGTGGCGAGTGAGACCAGTAGTTTATGTGGAGAGGGAGAGGATATCTTTGCTCTTGATATAAGAACACCGACTTCCATAGACATTGAGAAGAACATATGTGGTGATGTTGATGTTGTTGCTAAGGCCCCCAATTCAGAAGAACGAAATGATGAGACTAAGACAGAGATTGTGAGTGATCCTGTTGCTGTGCCTGTGAGCCCTGATGAAGAAGCTGGTGATGGTTCTGACCCAAAGCCATCTGCAGTCGTTCATCAGTTACCTCTGCGTCTGGAAAGAGGGGCCAGTGGAACATCATCTGGCCGCAGTGTTTTTGAGATAGAGTTTGTGCCTCTTTGGGGATTTACATCTATGTGTGGAAGAAGACCTGAGATGGAAGATGCTTTTGCTACTGTGCCTCATTTTCTGAAGATTCCTATCCAAATGCTAATCGGTGACCGTGTATTTGATGGCATGACTAGATGTTTACCTGACCAGACTGTTCATTTCTTTGGAGTCTATGATGGCCATGGAGGGTCTCAG GTTGCAAACTATTGTTGTGATCGTATCCATATGGCTTTGGCTGAGGAGATAGAATTTGTTAAGAAAGGCCTAACTGATGGAAGTATCAAGGACAATTGCCAAGAGCAGTGGAAAAAAGCATTCACCAATTGTTTTCTTAAGGTCGATGATGAAGTTGGAGGAAAAACTGGTCTTGAGCCTGTCGCACCGGAAACTGTTGGTTCTACAGCTGTGGTTGCCATTATTTGTTCCTCACATATCATTGTTGCAAACTGTGGAGATTCAAGAGCAGTTCTGTGTCGTGGAAAAGAACCTATGGCATTGTCAGTTGATCATAAA CCAAATCGAGAAGATGAATATGCTAGAATTGAGGCAGCCGGAGGCAAGGTCATACAGTGGAATGGGCATCGTGTTTTTGGAGTTCTTGCAATGTCAAGGTCTATTG GTGATAGATATTTGAAACCGTGGATAATTCCAGAACCAGAGGTGATGTTTATTCCGCGGTCAAAAGAAGATGAATGCCTTATTTTAGCTAGTGATGGTTTATGGGATGTCATGACAAATGAAGAGGTATGTGACTTGGCTCGGAAAAGAATACTTTTGTGGCACAAAAAGAATGGTGTTACTCTTCCCACTGAAAGAGGCGAGGGAATTGATCCTGCAGCTCAAGCAGCAGCAGAATTCCTCTCAAACCGTGCTATTCAAAAAGGAAGTAAGGACAACATAACTGTGATTGTGGTGGATTTGAAAGCTCAAAGGAAGTTCAAAAGTAAAACATGA